The Brassica oleracea var. oleracea cultivar TO1000 chromosome C6, BOL, whole genome shotgun sequence genomic interval GTTTTTGCGAGAAATTGTATTTTTTGATTATAGCGGAAAAATGTATATGCAAGTAAATAGATTTTACGGTTTGAAAATAATATTTTGATTTTAAAAAGTCATTTTTGTCATTAATCATTTTGAACTGAACTAGATGCATCTGCATCCAGATGCACATCAAGACTCACCTTCATTTGGGTGATAATTTGAGATGAGTTTTTAAAAATTTATCTAGGTGATCCATCTGGATGTAGCATTATAATGCACAAAACGAACATCGATTTGCATCTTCACCCAGATGGATCACCTGGGTGAATAAACGAACAGGGCCTAATAGCAATCAAGGAAGCTACTATGTTTCTGTCCTGTCCCACATGTTCCAATCTCCATTCCCTGAAGCCTTTAAGACGATGGAAAATCTCTGAGACCAGAAGACAGATGGACTGATGCGTCGATGGATGTAAGGAGTCTCTTAGAACCTCAGATGAGGTTTCGGAAAACACCTTTACCACTCGTAAACTAGTCATAGCTTAAGCTTCCACAGACCAGAGGAGACAAGAAAGATCAGGTAGGAGAGAGTGTTCAACCCTGAAGAAGGACCGTCTGCTATGAAAATTCACAACACCTGCAGAATCTCTTGCAACCCAAGCACCTCCACTATTACTTATACCATTTGTCCACGATGCTGCAACATCACACTTAATCCAACCACTAGGCGGTTTGGACCATCCTATAGGACCCAAGGCAAGAATATATGATGTTTTTTTTTATAGTGGCGAGTACAATTGATTTTGATCTGGCACTTCAGATATAAAAGAATTCATGAGGCACGTTTAGAAGGAGGAAGAAAAATTTGGCCGTCCATACAAATAATAAACTGTAGAGGTTTTGCATGCTTTGAAGGAAAATATAGGAAACTTTGTCTTTTGTTCCTCTCTATTTGACAAAGAAAGATCTATGGTTTGAATTTTGCTAAATACATAATATAACAAAAAGATACATAATATAACAAAAAAATTTGAAATTTCAAAAAAAATATATAATAAAATTCAGAAGGATAAAAATTGGGAGAATTCATCAACAGTATTGTTTATTTCATATGTTTCAACAAAATAAGGTTAACGAAATTTTAAAAAGAGTGAATCTAATTTTTTTCCCTTTTTTATCATTAAGCTCAAGTTAAGGAAAGCTAACAAAAATATTGAGGAAAACCACAACAAGGAATTACTACATAATTAAAACAAAGATTTCAAAAAAATATTTAGAAAATAATATAACAAATAAATAAACATTAAAATAAAATTTTTATTTTCATTATATATATGAAAGATTAAAGTTTTTGTATAGGAAAAATGTGGAATTTTTATAAAAATGTCATGAGATTCTTGAGACTGAAAAGGTTGTAGAATCATGTTGAATGTGGACTTTGTTGCAAACATCTCTTCTTTGAAGTCAGCCTTCAATGTACGAGTAACGGTCTTGACTTCATCAATTGTGTTCTCCAAGCCTGTAAGGCGCATCTCCATATCCAGATTGCACTTCAGAGAGAAAAGAACATATTCAGGAGTGGAGTCCTCGTAATGAACACCACCGAGCCCACGCCACCTAACACCAAAACCTAACCCAACTTTATCAAAAAAAAAAAAACATGTGCTTAATTTGGTGGAAAGCTTATGTTTTTTAGCCATTTTATTAACACTGAAATTCTTCTACTCCAGAGACGGATCTACTTAGTCCAACATGGGGCAGCTGGCGTCGGTCAATTTGTAAGATTAGTGCAAATTATAAAGACATCAAATTGGTGTCTCCACTCATAATTCTATTTCTGCACCCATAACCAATTTTTTATATATAAAAAATGGAATTTGAACCCAAAAATTAATTAGTTGTTCAAAAAAAAAAAAAAAAAAACCCAGAAGCATTTGTTAGACCTTATATTGGAAATTTCTTCAATTCAAATTATAAAAGGAAGGACAAAGCTTACCATCGTAAAATCAGACTAACGTGGAAGGAACGACCGATTAGAGGACCCGTCGAACGTCGGTTGAAGAAATATCAAGGAGGTGAGAACTCGAAGAGATTGTGTCAAATGTTAATTCCCATATAAATGACATTAATTTCTGATGATATTAATTTTCCTTATTCCAGTCTTCATATGGTAATTTACCAAAACCTAGTTCTCGAGTTATATTTTTGCCAATTTTATAAATTTTCTTATCTGGTTGAATTATTACTGTTTTCATTTATTTATATACTCTATATATATAAATCTTCATATATATTAATTGAGAAGTCACTTAATTAAGTTTTGCTTAGGTGTCAATCATATATAAAGTTTAAGAAGAATTGTTATAATTTGATTGGTTGATAATTTTAAACTTTTATTATTTTAATCATGTTGCCAAACAATCAAAAAAAAAGTTATTTAAAAGAAAAATAACTATATAACAATTTACATCAGTTGACAAACAATGAAAACAATTTTATAAAATAAAAAAAAATATCTTTAAATTTATGACATATTTGTTGTCAAACTTATTCAATACTGAAAAAATTAATTTGAAATATTCAATTTAAAAAGAATCGTTCAAATACTTTGCATTTTTGAACATTCAAAACTTAGAGCCATATTATATCATTTTAAACAAAATATAAAAAATTTAATATGTTTGAATATTTCTGATTATAGAAAATCAATCGGATGAAAATCAAATCGGATACAAATGTATCTTAATTTTTTTTTTTCAAGAAATGACTAAGATTATTGCGAACAAAAATATTCAAATTTCTATAACTGAAACTTTTTATATCAGTTTACGTTAGAAATATATAAATATGTTATAAAATCAAAATCAATGGCAAAATAGCCATAAACAAACTTAGCTACCAAACAACTCAACCACCTAGTTGTGAATGGTTGGTTGGGTTATAACGGTAAAACATTTGCAGTAGAATTTAGAAAGTAAGTTTTTATTTCTGTATATAAATATTTTGTAAATGTATAAATTAAATGAAATTTTTTAAATGAAAGGTATGTCTACATCGTTGACAAAAAAAAAAGGTATGTCTACATCCATTTTTTTGCTCAAAAAAAATTTCCTCTAACCAGTTTTATTTTTTTCTAATGTATATTTAAATAAAATATAATGGATTATTGATAAATTAAGTCCATATATAAAATTTTAAATGTAAAGATATGTCTTACATATCAACCAATCACTCAATTACCCCCATTAAAAAAATTTATTTGTAAATAAATATCAATTATATGGACTAGCATTCTTATATACTTTTCTTTGGATGATATATATTTGATATATGAATTATGGTTAAAATGTAAAATATTTTATAATAAAAAAGATTTCAAATAAATATGCAAAAAATAGATGATATATCCATATAATGTTCTACCCAACACTATATAGGTGATTGATTGTACCTGTAGATGCTCTAGACAACTAAAATTTAGTCTGAAACTTGTTAACCATTCAAGCAGAAATATCTCTAGAAAATTAAAAAAAAAAATTGCACTAGCATTCATACAAATTATAATTAGGAATCTAACTAAAAAATAAAAAGTCTCTAACATTTCTACGATATATACTATATTGCCCTCACTGTTTATCTCTTTCATTTTTTGTTTTATTTTTTTCCGGTAACTACTTCTCCTAACCATTATTGCTTCCTCCGTACCCACATATATCACTTCATCTTTCACCACCATATCATCACCATGGCCACCAGCATAGTGCCTCTCTATATCCATGATCGCGGTTTCTTCCAAAACCACAACCACCAATTGCTTTATAACCACCACCGCCGATCCGGTAATCGTCGCCACTCCGGTAACCATTGTCACTACTGTAATCATCACCACCACATGTTTCCCTACCGTCAATTAAACCACCACCTCTTCCTCTGTAACAACCATCAACTATTCCGTAATCACCATCAACTCCTTCATGAACACATCCATCACACGTCCACCATCATCATAGCCACCACGACCATCACTAACTCTGTAACCTCCGCTACATCTTTCCAATCTACCCACCGATTCTTCATAACCACCATCACATCTTAATATATTAAGCGACTGTAAAATTGATTTTTATCCTATTTTCTAATTTAACATATACATAGTCTAGTATTTTTAGACCATCTGATAATTAAATCAATATTTACTATACTATTTCGTCTATTCCATTTTATTTATATTTTCATTTGCATAATCTTGTACGATGGAAGAGTGTTCACATGCGTAATTTATAATTTTGTTTCATCTTGTCTAATATTCTATTGGATACATCTGATTTTTGGAAGCAACTTTTAAATGTCCACAAATAAACAAAATCTATTTTCGAATAAAACATTCTATTTAAATTAAAATGTAGTATACCATTTGATATGTTCTATTCAATTTTTATTATAAGTATTTCAAATTTTAATTTTATTTAAAATATTATAAGTATATATTGTATTTTATAATTAGGTTTGCGGTTTATTAATTATGATTTAGGATTTAGTATTGAAGGGAGATGAGACTTAAGATCTATAGAGTTTTTATACAGTGTTTCTATCAATTCACAATAGATTCTATATTATTTTTATATGATGTTCAAGTATATTAATCTACGTATGTAAATAGAATAGAACATATATTATGTACTATTTATATAGAGTCTACTTTGTTTCTTCTCTATAAAAAGATGTTTTCAATTATCATGCATTGTGGTTTCACCATTTGTTGCACCGTCTTTAGTTTAAGAAACAGAGCTTTTATATGTGGTGATTAATTGAGTGATGGTATTTTATATGTTTAATTTGATTTTAGTTTTTATCTTGGCAAAAAATCTACAACTCATTACAATCACCCTTTATTCTTTGGGCTATATATTTTATAAAATAATAATTAAAAACAAATTTTATATTTATATAATAATAACAATTTATCATTGATGATTTTTTTGTTTTTTTAATTAATAAAATAAAAGATCGTATCATGAGTAACGTGTTATTAATGCGCCAGCGAGATACCGGAGAAACAGTTAACAGGATCACATGGGATCGTGAAGTATAACTGTATCTTTAACCGATCCACACAACACAAGATGCACATGATCAAACCATCTTTATAATTTAACCATACTAATAAATAATTATTAAAATAAAAAAATCGATTAAACCTTACAATTAAGAAATAAAAATCCCTAATTAATCCATAAGATTAAAAAACCAAAGGAAAAACAAAGATTAATCCAGTTTAATCGATAAAACCTAAAACTAAAAATTGAATATATACAAAAAAAAAAAAAGGAAACGATTCCTCGCCGTTAAGTCAAGCAGTAGCTCTGCCGTTCATCATCATCTTCTTAAACTCTTCAAAGTTAACACAACCGTCACCGTCAGCATCAACTTTGCTAATGATCCTCTTGCAATCCTCAACCGAACACTTCTCGCCGAGATTCTTCATCACCGAGTGAAGCTCGTTCACAGAGATCCGTCCGTTTCCATCCAAATCGTACAGATCAAACGCTTCCTTCAGATCTCGAATATCGCCACCGTCTTCGGTTTGGAACAGAGCAACGAACTCGTCCATGTCGATGTATCCGTTACCGTCGAGATCGAACTCTTTCATCATCAACGTCGTTTCTTCCGGCGACGCCGTGGGACTGAGAGCTCCGATCACGTCTTTGAGCTCGTCGATGGAGATTTTCCCGTCTCCGTTTTTGTCGAAGCGCTGGAATACTGCTCGGATGTCTTCCATTGATCCTAAGCAATATCTTCCGCTCTTCGACATTGCAACAGAGAGAGAGATAAACTGAGAGAGGAGGAGAAGGTAGTTTGTTATATATAGGGGAATGACGAATGGTAACGCGGTTTTGAAATCGCGTTAAAGATTGCGTGGGATAGAGTACAGAGTATTAATTCTGATTTTTTAATATGACTTTAACTATACTATATATATATACATATATTTACTTATTTATTTCCTGTTACGGTTGTGATTTTATGTCTACAGGATTCTCTTTAGATTCTTTGACATTTTCTCTTGATAGCACATTCTATTTTTATATCTTTAAGGTTCTGATTATAGTAAATATATCTTAGGTAAAGATAATGGTATATTAGATCTTTTATGTTAAGTTGAATATATTTTAGTTAGTATAGAAGATTTGTTTAGATTCTACGAAATTTTTGGTATTAGATCTTTAAAATGGTTTTGATTATGATTTATTGCCAATATAATATTTTTAGTTTAAATTCTAGTATACTAATTCTGTTTAGATTCTAAGAGCATTTTCCTATTAAACTCTTGATAATTCATCATTTATAATTCAGATATAGTAAATAATCGTAAGATAATAATATATTAGATTTTTATGTCAATGGGATATCTTTTAATTTAAAATCTTATTACATAAAGTTTGGTTTTTCAAAGTTGCTAATTAACATGACGATGACACATGACAATTAAAAATTTAAGATGATGACATGTGTTAAAATCTATCATAACTAATAATATAATCTTATTATATAAAACTTGGTTTTTCAAAGTTGCTAATTAACATGACGATGACACATGACAATTAAAAATTTAAGATGATGACATGTGTTAAAATCTATCATAATTAATAATATAAATATAATAAAATAATAACACAAAAGAATTATTTAATGGTAATTTTCCTTTTTTTTATTATATAAAGCTTGGTTTTTCAAAGTTGCTAATTAACATAACGATGACACATGGCAATTAAAATTTAAGATGATGACATGTGTTAAAATCTATCATAATTAATAATATAAATATAATAAAATAATAACACAAAAGAATTATTTAATGGTAATTTTCCTTTTTTTTATTATATAAAGCTTGGTTTTTCAAAGTTGCTAATTAACATGACGATGACACATGACAATTAAAAATTTAAGATGATGACATGTGTTAAAATCTATCATAATTAATAATATAAATATAATAAGATAATAACACAAAAGAATTTTCCTTTTCTTAAATACTAAACAAAGATAATAATAGCAAAAGATTATTTGATGGTTTTTAGTTGACAATAATTTTTTTTTTCTAATTTTTCTTCCTTTTTACAATTCCTAAACAAAAAATATGTATAATAATTTATTTATTACTAATTTTCGTTTTGTAAAATCGTTGTTTTAAATACTAAATAAAGATAATAGCAAAAGATTATTTGATAGTTTTATTTAGTTGACAATAATTTCATTTTTATATTTTTTTTTCCTTTCTACAATTCCTAAAAAAACATATGTATAATAATTTACTTAATACTAATTTTTATTTTCTAAAATAAAAAAATATATAATTGTGAAAATTTGTTTGATAGTAATTATCCGTTTATAAAATCTTCAACAAAAGAAAATTGTTAAAGAGTGTTTAATTGTAGTTTTTTTCTTCAAATGTAAAAATAAAAAATAAAAAATAAGTAGTTCAAATATTTTCATATAATAATATAGACTCTATTATTTAAATAGTAAATTTTCTGTTTAAGAAATCATAATCCAAAAAGGATTACAATTTTTTTGTAACTGAGAAGATTACAATTATTCACATCTATATGTAAGATTAATTCTCATATATTTTGTCATCAAACATAATTGCTTAATACATCATAATTAATAATATAGGTATAATAAGATAATAACACAAGAATTATTTAATAGCAATTTTCCCTTTTTAAAATCTTAAACAAAGATAATAGCAAAAGATTATTTGATAGTTTTTATTTGACAATAATTTCTTTTTCCTAATTTAAGGATTACGATTTTTTTTTGTAATTGAAAAGATTACAATTATTCACATCTATACGTAAGATTAAACTCTCATATATTTTGTCACCAAACATAATTGCTTAATATATTATAATTAATAATATAAGTATAATAAGATAATAACACAAGAATTATTTAATATCAATTTTTCTTTTTTAAAATCTTAAACAAAGATAATAGCAAAAGACTATTTGATAGTTTTTAGCTGACAAAAAAATATGTATAATAATTTACTTAATACTAATTTTCGTTTTATAAAATTATAAAGAAAATATAATTGTAAAATTTTGTTTGATAGTAATTATCCTTTTATAAAATCTTCTACAAAATAAAATTGTTAAAGACAGTTTAACTGTAGTTTTCTTTTTTCTTCAAATCTAAACAAAAAAATGTAAAACAAAAATTTATTTCCATATAATAATAAACTTTCTTATTTAAATAGTAAATTTTATGTTTAAGAAATCATAATCCAAAAAGGATTACAATTTTTTTGTAACTGAGAAGATTACAATTATTCACATCTATATGTAAGATTAGACACTTATATATTACATGAAGGTTGGTGGTTCTATTACATGAAGGTTGATGGTTGAAGATGGCCATTGAATCTTGAAGTATTTTGATTTTGATTTTGTTTTCGTTAAACAATGTTTCTCATTTCATGAGAACTTTGTTTTCGTTTTATGCTTTTATTTATTTGGTTTTCTTTTTATCAGTAAATACGTTTACTTTTCGTTTGATTTTGAATGATCACGGTTGATGTTCCTTATTTTTTATTTTACTTAAGTTTTGGTTACAAAATAGGTACAAATCAGGTATTTTAAAACTGAAGAACCGATTTTACTCATGTTTTGGTTATAAAATAGGTAAAAATCAGGTATTTTTAAACCGAAAAATGGATTGGGACCCGAACACGAAATTATATTGGGTTTTACCGGTTCTTTGAAGATTTACTAACCCCGACCCGAACCCGATAGAACCCGAACCGGTCCCGAACCGAACTTTCATATAATCCGAATGGGACTGATTTTGATAAACCCGAAAAA includes:
- the LOC106298520 gene encoding calcium-binding protein CML24 — translated: MSKSGRYCLGSMEDIRAVFQRFDKNGDGKISIDELKDVIGALSPTASPEETTLMMKEFDLDGNGYIDMDEFVALFQTEDGGDIRDLKEAFDLYDLDGNGRISVNELHSVMKNLGEKCSVEDCKRIISKVDADGDGCVNFEEFKKMMMNGRATA